The uncultured Bacteroides sp. genome has a segment encoding these proteins:
- a CDS encoding Tex family protein has product MELFHKMISSALNIALKQVSSTLSLLNDGATIPFISRYRKEATGGLDEVQIGNIKEQYDKLCELKKRKDTILSTIEEQGKLAPELKKRIEESWDNTELEDIYLPYKPKRKTRAEVARQKGLEPLATLLLLQRENDITTKAEAFVKGEVKDAEDALKGARDIIAEQVNEDERARNQVRNQFNRQAIITAKVVKGKEEEAAKYQDYFDFSEPLKRCTSHRLLAIRRAEAEGLLKVDISPDDEECTERLERLYVRNNNTCGAQVAEAVKDGYKRLLKPSIETEFSGVSKEMADAEAIRVFAENLRQLLLAPPLGQKRVLGLDPGYRTGCKLVCLDAQGNLLHNEAIYPHPPQNEKLMASKKVTKLVEAYDIQAIAIGNGTASRETEAFVTSLRFDREVQVFVVSENGASIYSASKTARDEFPEYDVTVRGAVSIGRRLMDPLAELVKIDPKSIGVGQYQHDVDQGKLKKSLDQTVENCVNSVGVNLNTASTHLLTYISGLGPQLAQNIVNFRTENGAFNSRKQLMKVPRMGAKAFEQCAGFLRILQAGNPLDNSAVHPESYYIVEQMAKDLNCTVEELIKSKELRSQIKMEKYVSPTVGMPTLNDIMQELEKPGRDPRSTIKVFEFDKNVKTINDLQEGMVLPGIVTNITNFGCFVDVGIKENGLVHISQLADKFVSDPTEIVSIHQQVMVRVESVDLGRKRVQLSMKGIDQ; this is encoded by the coding sequence ATGGAGTTATTTCACAAAATGATATCGTCGGCGCTCAATATTGCCTTAAAGCAGGTAAGCAGCACATTATCATTGCTTAACGATGGAGCAACGATTCCTTTCATAAGTCGTTATCGTAAAGAAGCCACCGGCGGTCTGGATGAAGTTCAGATTGGAAACATTAAGGAACAATATGATAAACTTTGCGAGTTAAAGAAGCGCAAGGATACAATACTAAGCACTATTGAAGAACAGGGGAAGCTTGCTCCCGAGCTCAAAAAAAGAATTGAAGAGAGCTGGGACAACACAGAACTGGAAGATATCTACTTGCCCTACAAGCCCAAAAGGAAAACCCGCGCCGAAGTGGCTCGTCAGAAGGGACTTGAACCCCTGGCTACCCTATTGCTTTTGCAAAGGGAAAACGATATAACTACAAAGGCCGAAGCTTTTGTGAAGGGTGAAGTTAAAGATGCAGAAGATGCCCTAAAAGGTGCTCGTGACATTATTGCAGAGCAGGTAAATGAAGATGAGCGTGCCCGTAATCAGGTGCGTAATCAGTTCAACAGACAGGCTATTATTACCGCTAAAGTGGTGAAAGGTAAGGAAGAGGAAGCTGCCAAATACCAGGATTATTTTGATTTCTCGGAGCCATTGAAGCGTTGCACTTCCCACAGACTGTTGGCTATCAGGCGGGCAGAAGCGGAAGGCTTACTGAAAGTGGACATTTCTCCCGATGATGAAGAATGTACCGAACGATTGGAACGACTGTACGTACGCAACAACAATACTTGCGGTGCACAAGTTGCAGAGGCGGTAAAGGACGGATATAAGCGTTTATTAAAACCATCTATTGAAACAGAATTCTCAGGAGTTTCCAAAGAAATGGCTGATGCTGAAGCCATCCGTGTATTTGCCGAGAATCTTCGCCAACTTCTTCTGGCTCCTCCGTTGGGGCAGAAAAGGGTGTTGGGGCTAGATCCGGGATACCGCACCGGCTGCAAACTGGTCTGTCTGGATGCGCAAGGAAACTTGCTTCACAACGAGGCCATCTATCCTCACCCACCTCAGAATGAGAAACTAATGGCTTCCAAAAAAGTAACCAAGCTTGTGGAAGCTTATGATATACAAGCCATTGCCATTGGTAATGGTACGGCAAGCCGTGAGACAGAAGCATTTGTCACTTCCCTGCGTTTTGACCGTGAAGTACAGGTATTCGTAGTAAGCGAAAACGGTGCATCTATCTACTCTGCTTCTAAAACAGCCAGGGATGAGTTTCCGGAATACGATGTTACGGTGCGTGGTGCTGTTTCCATCGGTCGCCGGCTGATGGACCCACTAGCTGAACTGGTAAAGATTGACCCAAAATCAATTGGTGTAGGGCAATATCAGCACGATGTAGACCAGGGTAAACTAAAGAAATCACTGGATCAAACAGTAGAGAACTGCGTAAACTCGGTGGGCGTAAATCTGAATACTGCCAGCACTCACCTGCTGACATATATCTCCGGCCTGGGACCACAGCTGGCTCAGAATATTGTAAACTTCCGGACGGAGAACGGAGCATTCAACTCTCGCAAGCAACTGATGAAAGTACCCCGCATGGGAGCCAAAGCTTTTGAGCAGTGTGCCGGATTCCTTCGCATTCTGCAGGCAGGCAATCCGCTCGACAACTCGGCTGTTCACCCAGAAAGCTACTACATTGTGGAACAGATGGCCAAAGATTTGAATTGCACCGTGGAAGAGTTGATTAAAAGCAAGGAACTTCGTAGCCAAATAAAGATGGAAAAATATGTATCCCCTACCGTGGGAATGCCTACGCTGAACGATATTATGCAGGAGCTCGAGAAGCCGGGAAGAGATCCCCGCTCCACCATCAAGGTATTTGAGTTCGACAAGAATGTGAAGACCATCAATGATCTGCAAGAAGGGATGGTTTTGCCGGGTATTGTAACCAACATCACTAACTTTGGCTGTTTTGTAGATGTGGGAATCAAGGAGAACGGACTAGTCCACATCTCTCAACTGGCAGATAAGTTTGTGAGCGACCCAACTGAAATTGTATCCATCCATCAGCAAGTAATGGTGCGCGTTGAGAGCGTGGATTTGGGAAGAAAGCGGGTTCAACTTAGTATGAAAGGAATTGATCAATAA
- a CDS encoding IS982 family transposase, whose product MESKMNFLNQIRKPRLSDIELIAIDLTSEYMGIDSEYQLFRILPDKLSLRIERSVYNRRRRKLFYFKEQLRKRIVFQISSSRDYFIVDSMPLEVCKLSRSRRGGICRETFETSPDKGYCATQRMYYYGYKLHAICTIDGVFSDFDLTKASVHDIHYLEDVKQNHYDCTILGDKGYLSVNYQLDLFEENNIKLEVPMRNNQHGYAKQYIVFRKARKRIETLFSQLCDQFMIRRNYAKSFNGFKTRIHSKIMALTLIQLINKLNNRNINNIKTCIA is encoded by the coding sequence ATAGAGTCTAAAATGAATTTTCTTAATCAGATTCGTAAACCCAGGTTATCAGATATCGAATTGATTGCTATTGATTTAACCTCAGAATATATGGGTATTGACTCTGAATATCAACTATTCAGGATTCTCCCTGATAAATTGAGTTTAAGGATTGAACGAAGCGTTTATAATAGAAGAAGACGTAAATTATTTTATTTCAAAGAACAGTTGCGTAAACGAATAGTTTTTCAGATTAGTTCGAGCAGGGATTATTTCATAGTAGATAGTATGCCTTTAGAAGTTTGTAAATTAAGTCGCAGTAGACGAGGTGGCATTTGTAGGGAAACTTTTGAAACCTCACCTGATAAAGGTTATTGTGCAACACAACGGATGTATTACTATGGTTATAAACTGCATGCAATATGTACTATTGATGGGGTTTTCTCGGATTTCGACTTAACAAAAGCATCCGTACATGATATTCATTATCTCGAAGATGTTAAGCAGAATCATTATGACTGTACTATTCTGGGAGATAAAGGATATTTGAGTGTTAATTATCAGTTGGATCTATTTGAAGAAAACAACATTAAACTAGAAGTTCCCATGAGAAATAATCAGCATGGGTATGCTAAGCAATATATTGTTTTTAGAAAAGCCAGAAAAAGAATTGAAACGTTATTCTCTCAGTTATGTGATCAGTTTATGATTCGTCGGAATTACGCTAAGTCTTTCAATGGATTTAAAACTAGAATTCATTCGAAAATTATGGCTCTAACTCTTATTCAGCTAATTAATAAATTAAATAATAGAAATATTAATAACATCAAAACATGTATTGCCTAA
- a CDS encoding 5'-nucleotidase C-terminal domain-containing protein, which yields MKRLTISLLLIVFLAGTILAQPKEVSIKLIHTSDIHGKFFSYDFISRQSIDGGMARISSYVNEQRQIYPEHLLLLDGGDLLQGQPSVYYYNYKDTVSPHLCADVMNYMKYDAIALGNHDVETGHAVFDRWIKQCKAPVLGANVLRKDGSNYLLPYKMFVVDGVKIAVLGLITPSIPAWVPESAWAGLHFEDMEISARYWMKIIREKEHPDVVVGLFHSGVEPYKINGMFNENASADVAKNVPGFDVVMAGHDHTPYCKKLVNVAGDSVLVINPANGGFRVSDVLLKVKLKGGKVIYKCAIGKLVKMRHYDSDKAYLDNFAHQIEVSKAFILHPVGKIDKTIFLRDVYFGSSAFVDLIHSIQLDITGADISFTAPLSFDSQITKGEINIYDMFKLYEFENRLYTIELSGAEIKKYLEMSYGLWTNQMKSPDDHLLLLKKNDENSFSFVNYNYNFDSAAGIIYTVDVTKPIGGKVKIRSLANGKPFDMAKKYKVAINSYRANGGGGFLTAGAGIPLDSLSSRILKSPIKDFRSLMIDWFEKKGTVSPRALNQWKFIPCKWTKNAAERDRKLLFKITD from the coding sequence ATGAAACGATTAACTATCTCTTTATTACTGATAGTATTTCTCGCAGGAACAATATTGGCACAACCAAAAGAGGTTAGCATAAAACTAATTCATACTTCCGATATTCACGGTAAATTCTTTTCTTATGATTTTATAAGCCGTCAATCTATTGATGGCGGTATGGCCCGTATAAGCTCATACGTTAATGAGCAACGACAGATATATCCCGAACATTTATTGCTTTTAGATGGAGGCGATTTATTGCAAGGACAGCCTTCGGTCTATTATTATAATTATAAAGATACAGTTTCACCTCATCTATGCGCAGATGTGATGAACTATATGAAATATGACGCTATAGCATTGGGCAATCACGATGTGGAAACGGGTCATGCTGTTTTTGATCGCTGGATCAAACAATGTAAGGCTCCTGTTCTTGGTGCTAATGTATTGCGTAAAGATGGCAGTAACTACTTGCTGCCTTATAAAATGTTTGTTGTTGACGGGGTAAAAATCGCTGTGCTGGGTTTGATAACCCCCTCCATACCTGCATGGGTACCTGAAAGCGCCTGGGCTGGATTGCATTTTGAAGATATGGAAATATCTGCCAGATATTGGATGAAAATAATTCGGGAAAAAGAACATCCGGATGTGGTTGTTGGCCTTTTCCACTCGGGCGTAGAACCATATAAAATTAATGGAATGTTTAATGAAAATGCATCTGCTGATGTAGCAAAGAATGTACCTGGATTTGATGTGGTGATGGCGGGGCATGATCATACGCCGTATTGTAAAAAGCTGGTAAATGTTGCCGGCGATTCTGTTCTGGTTATTAATCCCGCCAATGGGGGATTTAGGGTTTCGGATGTTCTATTGAAAGTGAAATTAAAAGGTGGTAAGGTGATTTATAAATGTGCAATAGGTAAGCTGGTTAAAATGAGACATTATGATTCAGATAAAGCTTATTTGGATAACTTTGCTCATCAGATAGAAGTTTCAAAAGCATTTATTTTACACCCTGTTGGAAAAATTGATAAGACTATTTTTCTTCGCGACGTATACTTTGGGTCATCGGCATTTGTTGATCTGATACATTCTATACAATTGGATATAACAGGAGCTGATATCTCTTTTACAGCTCCCTTATCTTTTGATTCTCAGATTACTAAAGGAGAGATAAACATATATGATATGTTTAAGCTTTATGAATTTGAGAATAGGCTTTACACAATTGAACTTTCAGGAGCCGAGATAAAGAAGTATCTGGAAATGTCTTATGGTCTCTGGACTAATCAGATGAAAAGTCCGGATGATCATCTGTTACTACTTAAAAAGAATGATGAAAATAGCTTTAGCTTCGTGAATTACAACTATAATTTTGATTCAGCAGCGGGTATTATCTATACGGTGGATGTAACAAAACCAATAGGGGGAAAAGTGAAAATAAGAAGTCTGGCAAACGGGAAACCTTTTGATATGGCTAAAAAGTATAAAGTGGCTATAAATTCTTATAGAGCTAATGGAGGAGGTGGGTTTCTGACTGCTGGTGCAGGCATTCCCCTGGATTCGCTCAGTAGTAGAATTTTAAAATCGCCAATCAAGGATTTCCGTTCTCTTATGATAGACTGGTTTGAGAAAAAGGGAACAGTTTCGCCACGTGCTTTGAATCAATGGAAATTTATTCCTTGTAAATGGACAAAAAATGCAGCGGAAAGAGATAGAAAATTATTGTTTAAAATAACAGATTAA
- a CDS encoding GAF domain-containing protein encodes MAESIRIIEGTKEEMYKTLLPQIKALIEDEEDFIANLSNIVAVLKETFGFFWVGFYFVKGDDLVLGPFQGPIACTRIKYGRGVCGTAWKEARTQIVSDVDAFPGHIACSSLSRSEIVVPLLNDGVVWGVLDVDSTQLNTFDETDKLYLEKLTPILLSLFLSIIP; translated from the coding sequence ATGGCTGAATCAATCAGAATAATAGAAGGAACAAAGGAAGAGATGTATAAAACATTGCTTCCTCAGATAAAGGCATTAATTGAAGACGAAGAAGATTTTATTGCTAATTTATCGAATATCGTTGCTGTATTAAAGGAAACTTTTGGTTTCTTTTGGGTAGGTTTTTATTTTGTGAAAGGAGACGATCTTGTATTAGGTCCTTTTCAAGGACCGATAGCCTGTACCCGCATTAAATATGGCAGAGGTGTGTGTGGCACTGCATGGAAAGAAGCTCGTACACAGATAGTGTCCGATGTGGATGCTTTCCCCGGGCATATAGCATGTAGTTCTCTTTCGCGGTCTGAAATAGTTGTTCCGCTTTTAAACGATGGGGTAGTGTGGGGGGTACTTGATGTTGACAGTACCCAATTAAATACATTCGACGAGACAGATAAACTGTATTTGGAAAAGCTTACTCCTATTCTTTTAAGCTTGTTTTTATCCATAATTCCTTAA
- the rho gene encoding transcription termination factor Rho has product MYNIIQLNDKNLSELQSIAQELGIKKPESFKKEELVYKILDEQAIASATKKVAAEKEKEDRRDDKKKRSRINVVKKDTPDKVYTANKDKAERVESTTTAAVPAPVAAAKSEKPVTTEQPAQEKKELSEKPAKKKAPKAKKPAPKKTEPDAAQVANAQVPVQASAQTPIVNPVPTPVQAPQVEQAAPAEVPKEAESAPVVRKVIKKPILLSEKKEETPAPAEKREEAPRAHKEEVLLPEVELPLDSDDDDFIPIEDMPSEKVELPSELLGKFESTKVVPPAPQQQRPRVRLRENEQHNVPKSKPVNTNQRVQPNRPAVAEGEAEIASKAPERKVIEREKPYEFDGILTGTGVLEIMQDGYGFLRSSDYNYLSSPDDIYVSQSQIKLFGLKTGDVVDGAIRPPKEGEKYFPLVKVEKINGRDPAFVRDRVPFEHLTPLFPDVKFKLCKGGYSDNLSTRVVDLFSPIGKGQRGLIVAQPKTGKTILLKDIANAIAANHPEVYMIVLLIDERPEEVTDMARSVNAEVIASTFDEPAERHVKVASIVLEKAKRMVECGHDVVILLDSITRLARAYNTVSPASGKVLSGGVDANALHKPKRFFGAARNIENGGSLTILATALIDTGSKMDEVIFEEFKGTGNMELQLDRNLSNKRIFPAVNIVASSTRRDDLLLDKQTLDRMWILRKYLSDMNPIEAMNFVKDRLEKTRDNDEFLMSMNS; this is encoded by the coding sequence ATGTATAACATCATTCAATTAAACGACAAAAACCTGTCGGAATTACAATCCATTGCACAAGAACTAGGAATCAAAAAACCGGAATCTTTCAAGAAGGAAGAACTTGTGTACAAAATACTTGATGAACAGGCTATTGCAAGTGCAACTAAAAAAGTGGCTGCTGAAAAAGAAAAAGAAGATCGTCGCGACGATAAGAAGAAACGTTCTCGCATTAATGTTGTGAAAAAGGATACGCCTGATAAGGTTTATACCGCAAACAAAGACAAAGCAGAGAGAGTAGAATCTACAACAACTGCAGCTGTACCGGCACCAGTTGCAGCTGCAAAAAGTGAAAAACCAGTAACAACAGAACAACCAGCTCAGGAAAAAAAGGAACTTTCAGAAAAGCCTGCAAAGAAGAAAGCTCCAAAAGCAAAGAAGCCGGCTCCTAAGAAAACTGAACCAGATGCAGCTCAGGTTGCAAATGCTCAGGTCCCAGTTCAGGCTAGTGCTCAAACTCCGATTGTAAATCCTGTTCCAACTCCAGTCCAGGCTCCTCAGGTAGAACAAGCCGCTCCGGCTGAAGTACCAAAAGAGGCAGAAAGTGCACCAGTTGTCAGAAAGGTGATTAAAAAACCAATTCTTCTTTCTGAGAAAAAAGAAGAAACTCCTGCACCAGCAGAGAAAAGAGAAGAGGCTCCACGTGCTCATAAAGAAGAAGTACTTTTACCAGAAGTGGAACTTCCACTCGATTCTGATGATGATGACTTTATTCCTATTGAGGATATGCCTTCTGAAAAAGTAGAACTGCCTTCTGAGCTTTTAGGAAAATTTGAATCAACCAAGGTTGTTCCTCCTGCACCTCAGCAACAAAGACCACGTGTTCGTCTTCGTGAGAACGAGCAACACAACGTTCCAAAGAGCAAGCCAGTAAATACAAATCAACGTGTTCAGCCTAATCGTCCTGCAGTTGCAGAAGGAGAAGCTGAAATAGCTTCGAAAGCTCCGGAACGCAAAGTTATTGAACGCGAAAAACCTTATGAATTCGATGGCATTTTAACTGGTACAGGCGTATTGGAAATTATGCAGGATGGATATGGTTTCCTTCGTTCTTCAGATTATAATTACCTTTCTTCACCGGATGATATTTATGTATCTCAGTCGCAGATTAAACTGTTCGGGCTGAAAACTGGTGATGTGGTTGATGGTGCTATCCGTCCTCCAAAAGAAGGTGAAAAATACTTTCCACTTGTAAAAGTAGAGAAAATCAATGGTCGTGACCCGGCATTTGTTCGTGATCGCGTTCCTTTTGAACATTTAACTCCTCTTTTCCCGGATGTAAAATTCAAGCTCTGCAAAGGCGGATACAGCGATAACTTATCAACCCGGGTGGTAGATTTATTCTCACCAATTGGAAAAGGACAACGTGGTTTGATCGTTGCACAGCCAAAGACTGGTAAAACTATTCTGTTGAAAGACATTGCAAACGCAATTGCTGCTAATCATCCAGAAGTGTATATGATTGTGTTGCTTATTGACGAACGTCCTGAGGAAGTAACAGACATGGCACGTAGCGTAAATGCTGAGGTTATTGCTTCTACTTTCGATGAACCTGCTGAACGTCACGTAAAGGTTGCCAGCATTGTATTAGAAAAAGCAAAACGTATGGTAGAATGTGGTCACGATGTAGTGATTCTGCTCGACTCAATTACTCGTCTTGCCCGTGCTTACAATACCGTTTCTCCTGCTTCGGGTAAAGTGCTTTCTGGTGGTGTGGATGCCAATGCGCTTCATAAACCAAAACGTTTTTTTGGTGCAGCTCGTAACATTGAAAACGGTGGTTCACTTACCATCCTTGCAACAGCATTGATTGATACCGGTTCTAAGATGGACGAAGTGATTTTTGAAGAATTCAAGGGTACAGGTAACATGGAATTGCAATTAGATCGTAATCTATCCAACAAACGTATCTTCCCAGCTGTTAATATTGTGGCATCAAGCACTCGTCGTGACGACTTGTTACTTGATAAGCAAACCCTTGACCGTATGTGGATCTTACGCAAATACTTGTCGGATATGAATCCTATTGAAGCAATGAACTTTGTGAAAGATCGCTTAGAGAAGACCAGAGATAATGATGAATTCCTGATGAGCATGAACTCTTAA
- a CDS encoding MATE family efflux transporter produces MYTNKQILNVSFPIFLSLLAQTIIGVTDTAFLGRVGEVELGASTMGSLFYICVFTIAFGFSTGSQIIIARRNGEQRYKDVGPVMIQGSFFLLIMAVFVFSLSRFFAPSIMRFLISSDKIFDATMAFLNWRVYGFFFAFVNVMFRALYIGITRTRVLTISAAVMALVNVILAYTLIFGHFGFPKMGIEGAAIASVIAEASSVLFLIVYTYITVNFRKYGLTQFRSFDVDLLISVLSISSFTMMQYFLSMGTWFVFFVAVERLGQRELAVANIVRSIYVVMLIPVNALSTTTNTLVSNTIGAGGVSQVMQIMKKIAKLSFLIVLSIVTLAALFPEAILSVYTNEIALIKESVNSVYVISIAMLVASVSNVYFNGISGTGNTRSALMLEAFTLVFYTGYIFLVAVYFKAPVEICFGIEILYYVLLLITSFIYLKKANWQSKKL; encoded by the coding sequence ATGTATACTAACAAACAGATTCTAAATGTCAGCTTTCCAATCTTTTTAAGTCTGCTGGCACAAACCATAATTGGTGTAACAGATACCGCTTTCCTTGGCAGAGTAGGAGAAGTGGAGCTGGGAGCATCTACTATGGGCAGTCTGTTTTATATTTGTGTTTTTACCATTGCCTTTGGGTTTAGTACCGGATCTCAAATTATCATTGCCCGCAGAAACGGTGAACAAAGATACAAGGATGTGGGACCTGTGATGATTCAGGGAAGCTTCTTTTTATTGATAATGGCTGTCTTTGTTTTTAGCTTGTCCCGGTTTTTTGCACCCAGCATAATGAGGTTTCTGATTTCGTCCGACAAGATTTTTGATGCTACCATGGCATTCCTTAACTGGCGTGTCTATGGGTTCTTTTTTGCTTTTGTCAATGTTATGTTTCGTGCGCTGTATATCGGTATTACCCGTACCAGAGTACTAACCATTAGTGCAGCAGTAATGGCATTAGTGAATGTAATACTGGCTTATACCCTCATTTTTGGACATTTCGGTTTTCCTAAGATGGGCATTGAGGGAGCAGCAATTGCATCGGTCATTGCTGAGGCTTCTTCAGTCTTGTTCCTCATTGTCTATACGTATATAACAGTAAATTTCAGAAAATACGGATTAACTCAGTTCAGATCTTTTGATGTTGATTTATTGATAAGTGTGTTAAGTATTTCTAGCTTTACCATGATGCAGTATTTTCTTTCCATGGGCACATGGTTCGTCTTTTTTGTGGCAGTGGAACGTTTGGGACAAAGAGAACTGGCAGTGGCTAATATTGTAAGAAGTATTTACGTGGTAATGCTTATCCCAGTAAATGCTCTTTCTACCACAACAAATACACTTGTAAGCAACACCATAGGTGCTGGGGGAGTTAGTCAGGTGATGCAGATAATGAAGAAAATAGCTAAACTGTCTTTCCTTATTGTATTGTCCATTGTGACACTTGCAGCGCTTTTCCCGGAAGCGATATTATCAGTATATACCAATGAAATTGCGCTGATTAAAGAGTCGGTGAACTCCGTTTATGTTATTTCCATAGCAATGTTGGTAGCATCAGTATCCAATGTTTATTTTAATGGTATATCAGGAACAGGAAATACTCGTTCGGCATTGATGCTAGAGGCTTTCACGCTTGTTTTTTATACCGGATATATATTTCTGGTGGCCGTTTATTTCAAGGCTCCGGTCGAGATTTGCTTTGGCATAGAGATACTTTATTATGTACTCTTGTTAATTACCAGCTTTATTTATCTGAAAAAAGCAAATTGGCAGAGTAAAAAGCTCTGA